From the Lysobacter sp. FW306-1B-D06B genome, one window contains:
- a CDS encoding AraC family transcriptional regulator, with protein sequence MHDPLSDVVRLLRPRAVFAKGISGAGRWSVRYSQFGDPSFCVVLEGRCTLAVDGEAVIALEAGDFVLLPATPGFTLSAQEGVLLPTLLDPRQPPSSTDDVRHGRQDGPADVRLFGGWFQFDADAPAMLESLLPGVVHVRGVPRLSLLVGLVGEEVRNDQPGREVVLSHLVGMLLVEALRETARGSRSSGLLRGLADARLTAALRSIHERPAHSWTIAKLADTAALSRSAFFDRFSRTLGVAPMEYVLAWRMALARDLLRHHDASVADVAERVGYNSTSTFSTAFRRHVGASPMQYARAARSD encoded by the coding sequence ATGCACGATCCCCTGTCCGACGTCGTCCGACTGCTCCGCCCGCGCGCGGTGTTCGCCAAGGGCATCAGCGGCGCCGGGCGCTGGTCGGTCCGCTATTCGCAGTTCGGCGACCCCAGCTTCTGCGTGGTGCTGGAGGGCCGCTGCACGCTGGCGGTCGACGGCGAGGCGGTAATCGCACTGGAAGCCGGCGACTTCGTGCTGCTGCCGGCGACGCCGGGCTTCACCCTCTCCGCGCAAGAAGGCGTGCTGCTGCCCACGCTCCTCGACCCCAGGCAGCCCCCCTCCTCCACCGACGACGTACGCCACGGCCGCCAGGACGGACCCGCGGATGTGCGCCTGTTCGGCGGCTGGTTCCAGTTCGACGCGGATGCCCCGGCGATGCTCGAATCCCTGCTGCCCGGCGTCGTGCACGTGCGCGGCGTGCCGCGTCTTTCGCTGCTGGTGGGACTGGTGGGCGAAGAAGTGCGAAACGATCAACCCGGACGCGAGGTCGTGCTGTCGCACCTGGTGGGAATGCTGCTGGTGGAGGCGCTGCGCGAGACCGCGCGCGGCTCCCGTTCGAGCGGATTGCTGCGTGGCCTCGCCGATGCGCGGCTCACGGCGGCCCTGCGCTCCATCCACGAACGTCCCGCGCATTCGTGGACCATCGCGAAGCTCGCCGATACCGCGGCCTTGTCGCGCTCGGCGTTCTTCGACCGCTTCAGCCGCACGCTCGGTGTGGCGCCCATGGAGTACGTCCTGGCGTGGCGAATGGCGCTGGCGCGGGATCTGCTGCGTCATCACGACGCAAGCGTCGCCGACGTCGCCGAACGCGTGGGCTACAACAGCACGAGCACCTTCAGCACGGCATTCCGCCGCCATGTGGGGGCCTCGCCGATGCAGTACGCGCGTGCAGCGCGGTCGGATTGA
- a CDS encoding SDR family oxidoreductase, protein MKTVLITGCSSGYGLETARHFHAQGWRVVATMRTPHADLLPDDSRMLVLPLDVTRPDSIAAALERSGPIDVLINNAGLGLFGAFEATPMATVREIFDTNTFGTMAMTQAVIPQLRARGAGVIVNVTSSATLAPMPLVAAYTASKTAIEGFTASLAHELATFDIAVKLVEPGYAPTTHFAANGEARMRGLITEAYAPFAQRFFDALSTVQAVTREQDVAEAAWRAANDTTGRLHYPAGADAVALAARRVA, encoded by the coding sequence ATGAAAACCGTCCTCATCACCGGCTGTTCCTCCGGCTATGGCCTGGAGACCGCGCGCCACTTCCATGCGCAGGGCTGGCGTGTCGTGGCGACGATGCGCACGCCGCACGCCGACCTGTTGCCCGATGATTCACGCATGCTCGTGCTGCCGCTCGACGTGACGCGGCCCGACAGCATCGCGGCGGCGCTGGAGCGAAGCGGCCCGATCGACGTGCTGATCAACAACGCCGGCCTGGGCTTGTTCGGTGCGTTCGAAGCCACGCCGATGGCGACGGTGCGGGAGATCTTCGACACCAACACCTTCGGCACCATGGCGATGACGCAGGCGGTGATCCCGCAGCTCCGCGCGCGCGGCGCAGGCGTGATCGTCAACGTGACCTCCAGCGCGACGCTGGCACCGATGCCGCTGGTCGCGGCCTACACCGCGAGCAAGACCGCGATCGAAGGCTTCACCGCATCACTCGCGCATGAACTGGCGACGTTCGACATCGCCGTGAAGCTGGTCGAACCGGGCTACGCGCCCACGACGCACTTCGCGGCGAACGGCGAAGCGCGCATGCGTGGATTGATTACCGAGGCCTATGCACCGTTCGCGCAGCGATTCTTCGACGCGCTTTCGACGGTGCAGGCGGTGACGCGCGAGCAGGACGTGGCCGAAGCGGCATGGCGCGCGGCGAACGACACCACGGGCAGGCTGCACTATCCGGCCGGCGCGGATGCCGTGGCGCTGGCGGCGCGGCGTGTCGCCTAG
- a CDS encoding YkgJ family cysteine cluster protein, which yields MNSQSRHARDAARCSQCDAVCCRLTVVLQPEDRIPSHLTTRTTGDLLVMAHDEDGWCVALDGARMNCGIYETRPSVCRRFVMGGPYCIAVRSEYAAERSRAIDLHLQ from the coding sequence ATGAACTCACAAAGCCGCCACGCGCGAGATGCGGCCCGATGCAGCCAATGCGATGCCGTCTGCTGTCGCCTCACGGTCGTGCTGCAGCCCGAGGATCGCATTCCATCCCATCTGACCACGCGCACCACCGGGGACCTGCTCGTCATGGCACATGACGAGGATGGCTGGTGCGTGGCCCTGGATGGCGCCCGCATGAACTGCGGCATCTACGAGACGCGCCCTTCGGTGTGCCGTCGATTCGTCATGGGCGGCCCTTACTGCATTGCGGTCCGCAGCGAGTACGCGGCGGAACGCTCGCGTGCCATCGATCTACACCTGCAATGA
- a CDS encoding ATP-binding protein, with amino-acid sequence MVAETSPDIEAEGIAAAVAGCVDMSLVGGRAVGEAEIEALLAAIPRDPPAVLVLVGPDADTEIAERALDDRAGLVVIRVNAPFGNRVRTAFNDIGLQNLLDQIRVLAEPRAPARNMARMDDDAVMPAAGPLFRAGLAWLHALLRHAAASTATTPGDLPGLTVSPTRIVEQLDVRGEREASESSEALREADAQLQRALSAAGERDEPLAALASTMSLTGLELRTVLLALAPELDPRYQRCIGVLLDDLSRRVATLGLCAELLGDPVEVRLQLDAAGNLARWRVFDATSGWLPPADEPLRLDPAIVAWILGDDDALSRDARLRRVLRLAAWPGAELIDTPSLRTRADVLLRRLATAPQTQWLLLPSDDAAGWKALLELGARAQHAQLMRVDVAYAASPESGDIEDLGIRIGRAALLGDHPLVLDHGSADGLADADDAQRRLFAAIAATGCRTGLICNDAARLARLLGAAAFNSMIEAPLSGADSAAALRVAAQRTGAQIDDEQAAHAMRQFGLSISGIDEAMRLAATRSTGGSSPTQRRDAFLAACKQVASEGLSRMTERIDPIFALDDVVLPQDRKEQLLEIVDNVLLSERVLGDWAFGEQLPYGRGVTALFHGPSGTGKTMAALAVARKLGIQILRIDLSRVVSKYIGDTEKNIDRVFEDAQRSGSALLIDEADALLGKRSEVKDAHDRYANIEVAYLLQRMEAYEGLAILTTNLRQNLDAAFLRRLRFIIDFPRPDAEARERIWQRCLPPQSHALDEAAFRHLGRRIDLTGGHIRQITLRAAFIAAAAGTKIGLPHIARAANAEFAKLGMPPVQLDPDVRRVA; translated from the coding sequence GTGGTTGCCGAAACGTCGCCGGATATCGAGGCCGAAGGCATTGCGGCCGCGGTCGCCGGTTGCGTCGACATGTCGCTGGTCGGGGGGCGGGCGGTAGGCGAGGCGGAGATCGAGGCATTGCTGGCCGCGATCCCGCGCGATCCGCCGGCCGTGCTGGTGCTGGTCGGGCCGGACGCCGACACCGAAATCGCGGAGCGCGCACTGGACGATCGCGCGGGGCTGGTGGTCATCCGCGTCAATGCGCCGTTCGGCAACCGCGTGCGCACGGCCTTCAACGATATCGGGTTGCAGAACCTGCTCGATCAGATCCGCGTGCTGGCCGAACCGCGTGCGCCGGCACGCAACATGGCGCGGATGGACGACGATGCGGTGATGCCGGCCGCCGGGCCACTGTTCCGCGCGGGCCTGGCGTGGTTGCACGCGTTACTCCGACACGCCGCTGCGTCCACTGCGACGACGCCTGGCGACCTGCCGGGTCTGACCGTTTCACCCACGCGCATCGTCGAGCAACTGGACGTGCGCGGCGAGCGCGAAGCGTCGGAGTCCAGCGAAGCCTTGCGCGAAGCCGATGCCCAGTTGCAACGCGCGCTTTCTGCCGCCGGCGAACGCGACGAGCCGTTGGCCGCACTCGCGTCCACGATGTCACTGACGGGCCTGGAACTCCGCACGGTACTGCTCGCGCTGGCGCCCGAGCTGGATCCGCGTTACCAGCGCTGCATCGGCGTGCTGCTGGATGATCTCAGTCGCCGCGTGGCCACGCTGGGTTTGTGCGCGGAACTGCTTGGCGATCCGGTCGAGGTCCGCCTGCAACTGGACGCGGCCGGCAATCTCGCCCGTTGGCGCGTGTTCGACGCAACGAGCGGATGGCTTCCGCCCGCCGACGAGCCACTGCGGCTCGATCCCGCAATCGTGGCCTGGATCCTCGGCGACGACGACGCCCTGTCGCGCGATGCGCGCCTGCGTCGCGTGCTGCGCCTGGCGGCGTGGCCGGGCGCGGAGTTGATCGACACGCCGTCGCTGCGCACGCGCGCGGACGTCCTGCTGCGGCGACTGGCGACGGCGCCGCAAACGCAATGGCTGCTGCTGCCGAGCGACGATGCCGCCGGGTGGAAGGCGCTGCTGGAGCTCGGTGCGCGCGCGCAACACGCGCAGCTGATGCGCGTGGATGTCGCCTATGCCGCATCGCCGGAAAGCGGTGACATCGAGGACCTCGGCATTCGGATCGGTCGCGCCGCGCTGCTGGGCGATCACCCGCTCGTGCTCGACCACGGCAGTGCCGACGGGCTTGCCGACGCGGACGACGCCCAGCGCCGTCTCTTCGCCGCGATCGCCGCTACCGGTTGCCGCACCGGTCTGATCTGCAACGACGCCGCGCGACTGGCCCGGCTGCTCGGCGCGGCGGCGTTCAACAGCATGATCGAAGCGCCCTTGTCGGGCGCCGACAGCGCCGCCGCGTTGCGTGTAGCGGCGCAGCGCACCGGCGCGCAGATCGACGACGAACAGGCCGCTCACGCCATGCGCCAGTTCGGACTGTCCATTTCCGGGATCGACGAAGCGATGCGCCTGGCCGCGACACGTTCGACAGGCGGCTCTTCGCCGACCCAGCGCCGGGACGCGTTTCTCGCCGCCTGCAAGCAGGTCGCATCCGAAGGCCTGTCGCGCATGACCGAGCGCATCGATCCCATCTTCGCGCTCGACGACGTGGTGCTGCCGCAGGATCGCAAGGAGCAGTTGCTGGAGATCGTCGACAACGTGCTGCTGTCCGAGCGCGTGCTGGGCGACTGGGCGTTCGGCGAGCAGTTGCCGTATGGCCGTGGCGTCACCGCGCTTTTCCACGGCCCCAGCGGCACGGGCAAGACGATGGCGGCGCTGGCGGTGGCGCGCAAACTCGGCATCCAGATCCTGCGCATCGATCTCTCGCGCGTGGTCAGCAAATACATCGGCGACACGGAGAAGAACATCGACCGCGTCTTCGAGGATGCGCAGCGCTCGGGTTCCGCGCTGCTGATCGACGAAGCCGATGCGCTGCTGGGCAAGCGCAGCGAGGTGAAGGACGCGCACGACCGCTACGCGAACATCGAAGTCGCCTACCTGCTTCAGCGCATGGAGGCCTACGAGGGTTTGGCGATCCTGACGACGAACCTGCGCCAGAACCTCGACGCCGCGTTCCTGCGGCGCCTGCGTTTCATCATCGACTTTCCGCGGCCCGATGCAGAGGCCCGCGAACGCATCTGGCAGCGCTGCCTGCCTCCGCAATCGCATGCGCTGGATGAGGCGGCATTCCGGCACCTGGGGCGGCGCATCGACCTCACCGGCGGCCACATCCGCCAGATCACGCTGCGCGCGGCGTTCATCGCCGCCGCTGCCGGCACGAAGATCGGCCTGCCGCACATCGCGCGTGCGGCCAACGCCGAGTTCGCAAAGCTGGGCATGCCGCCCGTGCAGCTAGACCCGGACGTGCGGAGGGTGGCATGA
- a CDS encoding DUF4255 domain-containing protein, whose protein sequence is MNADAILRVTQALGARLQQAVVASGDPGTVFIGPLDDQDAVGASLILFLYRIAPNASLRNREHRVAAQTPPPAVIVHENALPLDLYYLLTVGTRPGMSEEPLLRVLGFAMQALQAVPEITGSPVNQEVVRVTLEPLTTEETSRIWALFPTANYRTSVAYLASPVWIDPAQPPEQAQVVLEDSLDVGMRATVPVN, encoded by the coding sequence ATGAACGCCGATGCCATCCTGCGCGTCACGCAGGCACTGGGAGCGCGCCTGCAACAGGCCGTCGTCGCCTCCGGCGATCCCGGCACCGTCTTCATCGGGCCGCTGGACGATCAGGATGCCGTCGGCGCATCGCTGATCCTGTTCCTCTACCGGATCGCGCCCAATGCCAGCCTTCGCAACCGCGAACACCGCGTGGCGGCGCAGACGCCGCCGCCCGCCGTGATCGTCCACGAGAACGCGCTGCCGCTGGATCTGTATTACCTGCTCACCGTCGGAACGCGCCCCGGCATGAGCGAGGAACCGCTGCTGCGCGTGCTGGGCTTCGCGATGCAGGCGCTGCAAGCGGTGCCTGAAATCACCGGTTCGCCGGTAAACCAGGAGGTCGTGCGGGTAACCCTCGAACCACTCACCACCGAGGAAACCAGCCGCATCTGGGCGTTGTTCCCCACGGCGAACTACCGGACGTCCGTCGCCTATCTGGCTTCGCCGGTGTGGATCGATCCGGCGCAGCCGCCAGAACAGGCGCAGGTGGTGCTCGAAGACAGCCTCGATGTCGGCATGCGCGCCACGGTTCCGGTGAATTAG
- a CDS encoding phage tail sheath family protein, which yields MPEYLHPGVYIEEIERGPKPIEGVPTSTAAFLGEAERGPTMPRMVTSYKDYQRWFGGVTSTDKFLPYAVNGFFENGGKRLFVCRIADDTATPAQVALPQNFLVRAVGAGAWGKRVYAYVSDSSTKRPGPGNTLVPVGFRLQLAYYATAPTQDPTEWFKDPTKPPFPSYSENFDDLVGNRASPDYYEKRLLDSSALATLIPPTNAPVGAIPQKTATALALSANGADGGVPDPADYEGKVALPQRPDPQGLAALELDPYRDVSLVYAPGVDFDIAKKLITHCENLKYRFAVVDCQKTTTPTTFEPRNAVADSKYAALYYPWIYISDPQSGARTLVPPGGHTLGVYARTDSERGVFKAPANEILRGALQLSAETDDSTQDQMNPRGINAIRQFPGRGIRVWGARTLSSDALWKYVSVRRLFIFLERSIYEGTQWVVFEPNDDKLWARVIDTIRLFLRTQWRLGALFGRTEEEAFFITCDRTTMTQDDILNGRLICEIGIAPVRPAEFVVFRIFQNTAEPQR from the coding sequence ATGCCTGAGTACCTGCATCCCGGCGTCTACATCGAAGAAATCGAACGCGGTCCCAAACCGATCGAGGGCGTGCCGACCAGCACCGCGGCGTTCCTCGGCGAAGCAGAGCGCGGCCCGACCATGCCGCGCATGGTGACCAGCTACAAGGACTACCAGCGCTGGTTCGGCGGGGTGACCTCCACCGACAAGTTCCTGCCGTATGCGGTGAACGGCTTCTTCGAGAACGGCGGAAAACGCCTATTCGTATGCCGCATCGCCGACGACACCGCGACGCCCGCGCAAGTCGCGCTGCCGCAGAATTTCCTCGTCCGTGCGGTGGGGGCGGGGGCGTGGGGCAAACGCGTGTACGCCTACGTGAGCGACAGCTCGACGAAGCGGCCCGGACCGGGCAACACACTCGTTCCCGTCGGCTTCCGCCTGCAGCTGGCGTACTACGCCACGGCGCCCACGCAGGACCCGACCGAGTGGTTCAAGGACCCGACGAAGCCGCCGTTCCCCTCGTATTCGGAGAACTTCGACGACCTCGTCGGCAACCGCGCCTCGCCGGACTACTACGAGAAGCGCCTGCTCGACAGTTCCGCGCTGGCAACACTGATACCGCCGACCAACGCACCCGTCGGCGCGATTCCGCAGAAGACCGCTACCGCGTTGGCGCTGTCGGCCAACGGCGCCGACGGAGGCGTGCCGGATCCGGCCGATTACGAAGGCAAGGTCGCGCTGCCGCAGCGCCCGGACCCCCAGGGCCTGGCGGCACTGGAACTGGACCCTTACCGCGACGTCTCGCTGGTCTACGCACCAGGCGTGGATTTCGACATCGCCAAGAAGCTGATCACGCACTGCGAGAACCTCAAGTACCGCTTCGCCGTGGTGGACTGCCAGAAGACCACCACGCCCACCACGTTCGAGCCTCGCAACGCGGTGGCCGATTCCAAGTACGCGGCGTTGTACTACCCGTGGATCTACATCTCCGATCCGCAGTCCGGCGCGCGCACGCTGGTGCCGCCCGGCGGCCACACGCTGGGCGTGTACGCGCGCACCGACAGCGAGCGCGGCGTGTTCAAGGCACCGGCGAACGAGATCCTGCGCGGTGCGCTGCAACTGTCCGCCGAAACCGACGACAGCACGCAGGACCAGATGAACCCGCGCGGCATCAACGCGATCCGCCAGTTCCCCGGACGCGGCATCCGTGTCTGGGGCGCACGCACGCTCAGTTCCGACGCGCTGTGGAAGTACGTCAGCGTGCGCCGGCTCTTCATCTTCCTGGAGCGCTCGATCTACGAGGGCACGCAATGGGTCGTGTTCGAGCCGAACGACGACAAGCTGTGGGCGCGCGTGATCGACACGATCCGCCTGTTCCTGCGCACGCAGTGGCGGCTGGGGGCGCTGTTCGGACGCACCGAGGAAGAGGCGTTCTTCATCACCTGCGACCGCACCACGATGACGCAGGACGACATCCTCAACGGACGGCTGATCTGCGAAATCGGAATCGCGCCGGTGCGTCCGGCGGAATTCGTCGTGTTCCGGATCTTCCAGAACACCGCCGAGCCCCAGCGCTAG
- a CDS encoding phage tail protein: MARIDPLRNFRYRLEIDSITQAAFSEVAIGDTTIDAVDYREGTDPPHVRKLSGLTKYGNITLKWGMTIGATALDLYKWHMDVSSGQVRERRKKVVIVVQDEAGADAARFVVSDAWPVKYDPSDLNAKGNEVVIELLELVNEGIERVR; this comes from the coding sequence ATGGCACGCATCGACCCCCTGCGCAATTTCCGCTACCGCCTGGAGATCGACTCGATCACCCAGGCGGCCTTCAGCGAAGTCGCCATCGGCGACACCACGATCGACGCGGTCGACTACCGCGAAGGCACCGATCCTCCGCATGTGCGCAAGCTTTCCGGCCTGACCAAGTACGGAAACATCACGCTCAAGTGGGGCATGACCATCGGCGCGACCGCGCTGGATCTCTACAAGTGGCACATGGACGTGTCGTCCGGACAGGTCCGGGAGCGGCGCAAGAAGGTCGTGATCGTCGTACAGGACGAAGCCGGCGCCGACGCCGCGCGCTTCGTGGTCAGCGACGCATGGCCGGTCAAGTACGACCCGTCGGACCTCAATGCCAAGGGCAACGAGGTGGTGATCGAACTGCTCGAGCTGGTCAACGAAGGCATCGAGCGCGTCCGCTGA
- a CDS encoding DUF6760 family protein → MKAYPVPVLYEEMAFIAHHFHWSHRDLMELEHRERRRWCREISRMNRALDGAPANPFEL, encoded by the coding sequence ATGAAGGCCTATCCCGTGCCCGTCCTCTACGAGGAAATGGCCTTCATCGCCCACCATTTCCACTGGTCCCATCGCGACCTGATGGAGCTGGAGCATCGCGAGCGGCGGCGTTGGTGCCGGGAGATCTCGCGCATGAACCGTGCGCTGGACGGCGCGCCGGCCAATCCGTTCGAACTGTGA
- a CDS encoding phage tail protein, whose protein sequence is MTRRDPFRGFRYLVEMEGLVSGGFLRVKGLSREVRVESYREGGVNEYEHKLLGQVTYPSLVLERGLAMDDLWKWAQAAADGDAQRRTLWIRLQDEANDKAWAWQITDALPVKWSASDLDAASSQVVMETLELAHHGLRKAT, encoded by the coding sequence ATGACGCGTCGCGATCCCTTCCGCGGTTTCCGCTACCTGGTCGAGATGGAGGGCCTGGTGAGCGGCGGTTTCCTGCGCGTGAAGGGGTTGTCGCGCGAAGTGCGCGTGGAGTCGTACAGGGAAGGCGGCGTCAACGAGTACGAACACAAGCTGCTGGGCCAGGTGACGTATCCATCGCTGGTGCTCGAGCGCGGCCTGGCGATGGACGACCTGTGGAAGTGGGCGCAGGCGGCGGCGGACGGCGACGCGCAACGTCGCACCTTGTGGATCCGCTTGCAGGACGAGGCCAACGACAAGGCCTGGGCATGGCAGATCACCGATGCGCTTCCGGTGAAGTGGTCGGCGTCCGACCTCGATGCGGCATCGTCGCAGGTGGTCATGGAAACGCTGGAGCTGGCGCATCACGGTTTGAGGAAGGCGACATGA
- a CDS encoding contractile injection system protein, VgrG/Pvc8 family — MELVALSHDYGEFYAPCFVVRLAGQELVRDLQVAVSQVEVDMVLGSAWHFTFTVVDAFDPAAGAFRTGQGGHDLLGQFAFGASIEVCMGYRDAKSMPTVINGVITEVSTSFPDGGAPELIVSGYDPGFLLTLGKNSDSWRNQTDGDVVRQIARFHNLDVVVDKTEERRPQIEQNQESDWDFLKKLAQRNHVEQDHFELYVDVEGRNRSTLHFGGPRVKSDPVVHLEWGRGLLSFRPQANLAGQVAKVEVIGSDTARKTTFIGRASADLAGARAKTIAEHLGALVRAPGRQPVLRLRQPVFSQAEADQRAKAALGERTREFLTGEVESIGLPELRPDRTVKIDGIGTPFSKTYYIQQATHRIDGSGYRTRFRVRETAL; from the coding sequence ATGGAACTCGTCGCACTGTCCCATGACTACGGCGAGTTTTACGCGCCGTGCTTCGTGGTCCGCCTGGCGGGCCAGGAGCTGGTGCGCGATCTGCAGGTCGCCGTGAGCCAGGTCGAAGTCGACATGGTGCTCGGCTCGGCATGGCACTTCACGTTCACCGTGGTGGATGCATTCGACCCGGCCGCCGGCGCCTTCCGCACGGGGCAGGGCGGTCACGATCTGCTCGGCCAGTTCGCCTTCGGCGCCAGCATCGAAGTGTGCATGGGCTACCGCGATGCGAAGTCGATGCCCACCGTCATCAACGGCGTGATCACCGAGGTGTCGACGAGTTTCCCCGACGGCGGCGCGCCGGAGCTCATCGTGTCCGGCTACGACCCGGGCTTCCTGCTCACCCTGGGCAAGAACTCCGACAGCTGGCGCAACCAGACCGACGGTGATGTCGTGCGGCAGATCGCGCGCTTCCATAACCTCGACGTGGTCGTCGACAAGACCGAAGAGCGACGTCCGCAGATCGAACAGAACCAGGAGAGCGACTGGGATTTCCTGAAGAAGCTCGCCCAGCGCAACCACGTCGAACAGGATCACTTCGAACTCTACGTCGATGTCGAAGGACGCAACCGTTCCACGCTGCACTTCGGCGGGCCGCGCGTGAAATCCGATCCGGTCGTGCACCTGGAGTGGGGCCGGGGACTGTTGAGCTTCAGGCCGCAGGCGAACCTGGCCGGGCAGGTGGCGAAGGTCGAAGTCATCGGCAGCGACACGGCGCGAAAGACGACCTTCATCGGTCGCGCCAGTGCCGACCTGGCCGGAGCGCGCGCGAAGACGATCGCCGAGCACCTGGGCGCACTGGTCCGCGCACCGGGCCGGCAGCCGGTGCTGCGGCTGCGCCAGCCGGTGTTCTCGCAAGCCGAGGCCGACCAGCGAGCGAAAGCCGCGCTGGGCGAACGCACGCGTGAGTTTCTCACCGGCGAAGTCGAATCGATCGGCCTGCCCGAGTTGCGACCCGACCGCACCGTGAAGATCGACGGCATCGGCACGCCGTTCTCGAAGACCTACTACATCCAGCAAGCCACGCATCGCATCGACGGCAGCGGCTATCGCACGCGCTTCCGTGTCCGGGAGACCGCGCTGTGA
- a CDS encoding phage baseplate assembly protein V produces the protein MNLLSPPQSETGLETGGFAKGLAVGIVTQNQDPEGLGRVRVAFPWLDDRESHWARLATPMAGKDRGLVLIPEVGDEVLVAFEREDLRFPFILGGLWNGVDTPPIANDDGNNDKRILKSRKGHWLLFDDGTQGVVELRHENGGLVRLSDDGILIDDGKGNTVSIDNTRGAIALEAIGSLQIKATTISIEATGTLELKANATMTIRGGLVNIN, from the coding sequence GTGAACCTCCTCTCGCCTCCGCAATCGGAAACCGGTCTGGAGACCGGCGGCTTCGCCAAAGGCCTGGCCGTCGGCATCGTGACGCAGAACCAGGACCCCGAAGGCCTGGGCCGCGTGCGGGTGGCCTTCCCGTGGCTCGACGATCGCGAGAGCCATTGGGCACGCCTGGCCACGCCCATGGCCGGAAAGGACCGCGGCCTGGTGCTCATCCCCGAAGTCGGCGACGAGGTGCTGGTTGCGTTCGAACGCGAAGACCTGCGCTTCCCCTTCATCCTGGGCGGTCTGTGGAACGGCGTGGACACACCGCCCATCGCCAACGACGACGGCAACAACGACAAGCGGATCCTCAAGTCGCGCAAGGGCCACTGGCTGCTGTTCGACGACGGGACGCAGGGCGTGGTCGAACTCAGGCACGAGAACGGCGGCCTCGTGCGACTGAGCGACGACGGCATCCTGATCGACGACGGGAAGGGCAACACGGTCTCGATAGACAACACCCGCGGCGCCATCGCGCTGGAGGCGATCGGATCGCTGCAGATCAAGGCCACCACGATCTCGATCGAAGCCACCGGCACGCTCGAACTCAAGGCCAACGCCACGATGACGATTCGCGGCGGCCTGGTGAACATCAACTAG
- a CDS encoding PAAR domain-containing protein, which produces MGQPAARLGDTTSHGTPLGPGPGSATVLIGGMPAWRALADTHACPLSDGPKPHVGGVVVMGSFTVFISGLPAARQGDMVVEAGAPNPIVLGAMTVMIG; this is translated from the coding sequence ATGGGTCAACCCGCTGCCCGCCTCGGAGACACCACCAGCCACGGCACGCCGCTCGGCCCCGGACCGGGCAGCGCGACGGTGCTGATCGGCGGCATGCCGGCATGGCGCGCACTGGCCGATACGCACGCGTGTCCGTTGTCGGACGGACCCAAGCCGCATGTCGGCGGCGTCGTGGTGATGGGCAGCTTCACGGTGTTCATCAGCGGGCTCCCCGCCGCGCGCCAGGGCGACATGGTGGTGGAGGCGGGCGCGCCGAACCCCATCGTGCTGGGCGCCATGACGGTCATGATCGGATGA
- a CDS encoding GPW/gp25 family protein has protein sequence MSDDRAMDEQKAFLGRGWAWPVALDPRTGRVASVAYEEDIRQSMRIILQTAPGERVMRPNFGCGIHELVFEAIDSMTLQRIRSTVEEALRRCEARIDVLAVEVDETQAREGTLLVAIEYRVRKTNQTGNLVFPFYFREGGPP, from the coding sequence ATGAGCGACGACCGCGCCATGGACGAGCAGAAGGCATTCCTGGGGCGCGGCTGGGCGTGGCCGGTCGCACTGGATCCGCGCACCGGACGGGTCGCCAGCGTTGCGTATGAGGAAGACATCCGCCAGTCGATGCGGATCATCCTGCAAACCGCGCCGGGCGAACGCGTGATGCGGCCCAACTTTGGCTGCGGCATCCACGAACTGGTGTTCGAAGCCATCGACAGCATGACGCTCCAGCGCATCCGCTCGACCGTGGAAGAAGCGCTGCGCCGATGCGAAGCGCGCATCGACGTGCTCGCGGTGGAGGTCGATGAAACGCAGGCACGCGAAGGCACGCTCCTGGTCGCCATCGAGTATCGCGTCCGCAAGACCAACCAGACCGGCAACCTCGTCTTTCCGTTCTACTTCCGCGAAGGAGGGCCGCCATGA